Proteins encoded in a region of the Fusobacterium sp. genome:
- a CDS encoding phage holin family protein, whose protein sequence is MIGSAKYYLALIWTGWLSIVLYLIGGFDILIKALLIMMVLDYITGVAKGYKGKNVNSRRAYKGLSKKVVVLGIIVAATQMDIILQGVGIRTLVLMFYVATEFLSILENAAILGIPVPAKLKLALEQCRDKQEIKR, encoded by the coding sequence ATGATAGGTTCAGCAAAATATTATTTAGCTTTAATTTGGACTGGGTGGCTGAGCATAGTCCTTTATTTAATAGGAGGCTTTGATATCTTAATTAAAGCTTTACTAATAATGATGGTATTAGATTACATAACAGGAGTTGCAAAAGGTTATAAAGGAAAGAATGTTAATTCTAGGAGAGCGTATAAAGGATTGAGTAAAAAAGTTGTTGTCTTAGGAATAATAGTTGCAGCTACTCAGATGGATATAATTCTTCAGGGTGTAGGAATAAGAACATTGGTATTGATGTTTTATGTAGCAACAGAATTTTTATCTATACTGGAAAATGCAGCAATATTAGGAATACCTGTTCCAGCAAAATTAAAGTTGGCATTGGAACAGTGCAGAGATAAACAGGAAATAAAAAGGTAG
- a CDS encoding D-Ala-D-Ala carboxypeptidase family metallohydrolase produces the protein MQISKYFTERESTVSATGERLKIKNIPSRDERDNILYTASRMDIIREYLGIPLIVLSWFRCEELNTAVKGSKTSAHRFGMAVDVYSNKMTSKDIYNKLIEAQTKEIIQFDQLIYYPKQNFVHIGFKLNKDQERKMYFVNK, from the coding sequence ATGCAAATATCAAAGTATTTTACAGAAAGAGAAAGTACAGTATCAGCAACAGGGGAAAGATTAAAAATAAAGAATATTCCTTCAAGAGACGAAAGGGATAATATTCTATATACAGCTTCAAGAATGGATATAATAAGAGAATATTTAGGAATACCTCTTATAGTTTTAAGTTGGTTTAGATGTGAAGAACTTAATACAGCAGTAAAAGGAAGTAAAACATCTGCACATAGATTTGGAATGGCAGTAGATGTTTATAGTAATAAGATGACTAGCAAAGACATATATAATAAGCTTATAGAAGCACAAACAAAAGAAATAATACAATTTGACCAACTAATCTATTATCCTAAACAAAATTTTGTGCATATTGGCTTTAAATTAAATAAGGATCAGGAAAGAAAAATGTACTTTGTAAATAAATAA
- a CDS encoding phage tail protein I yields the protein MNKLINTEYQFFFPENLKKYKNLKALSLQVESIFKSQIIPEIDKLAIFKNLDIQSDQVLSQLAWQFTIDNWKETLEREVKIKLIKEAYWAHSKKGTKKIIEENLKNLNYPIQLSEWYEFDGKPFTFKITTTEANTSIYWLKNLLEIINKYKNCRSILESVYLDREREKVKYRIGNFVTSEIEREYFSSLKDGDIELNLFQGIYKTIEMEVER from the coding sequence ATGAATAAGCTAATAAATACAGAATATCAATTTTTCTTTCCAGAAAACTTAAAGAAATACAAAAATTTGAAAGCTTTATCATTACAAGTTGAAAGTATTTTTAAAAGTCAGATTATACCTGAAATTGATAAACTAGCTATATTTAAAAACCTTGATATACAATCAGATCAAGTGCTTTCACAGCTTGCCTGGCAGTTTACAATTGATAACTGGAAAGAAACTCTAGAAAGAGAAGTAAAAATAAAACTTATAAAAGAAGCATACTGGGCGCATAGTAAAAAAGGAACTAAAAAAATAATAGAAGAGAATTTAAAAAATTTAAACTATCCGATTCAATTATCAGAGTGGTATGAATTTGATGGAAAACCTTTTACTTTTAAAATAACAACAACAGAAGCAAATACTTCTATATACTGGTTGAAGAACTTATTAGAAATAATAAATAAATATAAAAACTGTAGAAGTATATTAGAATCTGTTTATTTAGATAGAGAGAGAGAAAAAGTTAAATATAGGATTGGAAATTTCGTAACTTCCGAAATTGAAAGAGAATATTTCAGTAGCTTAAAGGATGGGGATATAGAATTAAATCTATTCCAAGGAATTTATAAAACAATAGAAATGGAGGTAGAAAGATGA
- a CDS encoding baseplate J/gp47 family protein gives MSEDIGFVKNNVNEVEAILKKGYEDIMKVQVANGDPINDFISWVTYIITIIKEDINFTGKMNLLRYSNGVYLEAIGELVGVKRNEEKGAGATIKYTFSKVFDEIIVIPKGHKVGVRDLYFELDENIELEIGKREITGHVTCVTEGTIGNGFAVGEINTVIDDIPFLLKVENLTVSNGGADREEDESLRERIRLKPTSFSTAGPIAAYKYYVLTAHQDIIDTHIYTPEETPGVVKIYPLMKDGKLPEEEILNIVKNALSDDVRPFTDKVEVETPVAENYNINFKWWIENEEDVSVIKPKMETALQEYISWQKQKLGRDINPNKLIQLLIQAGVKRIEIVSPVFTKLEKTQVAQEQDITTEYQGVEDE, from the coding sequence ATGAGTGAAGATATTGGATTTGTTAAAAATAATGTAAATGAAGTTGAAGCTATATTGAAAAAAGGTTATGAAGATATAATGAAAGTCCAAGTAGCAAATGGAGATCCAATAAATGATTTTATAAGCTGGGTAACATATATCATAACCATAATAAAAGAAGATATTAATTTCACTGGGAAAATGAACCTTTTAAGATATTCAAATGGAGTGTATTTAGAAGCTATTGGGGAACTTGTAGGAGTTAAAAGAAATGAAGAAAAAGGAGCAGGGGCTACAATAAAATATACTTTTTCTAAAGTATTTGATGAAATAATAGTTATACCAAAAGGACATAAAGTAGGAGTAAGAGATTTATATTTTGAATTAGATGAAAATATAGAATTAGAAATAGGAAAAAGAGAAATAACAGGTCATGTTACTTGTGTAACTGAAGGAACCATAGGAAATGGATTTGCAGTTGGAGAAATAAATACAGTAATAGATGATATTCCTTTTTTACTAAAAGTTGAAAATTTAACAGTTTCAAATGGTGGAGCAGATAGAGAAGAAGATGAAAGTTTAAGAGAAAGAATCAGATTAAAACCTACTTCTTTTTCAACAGCTGGACCAATAGCAGCATATAAATATTATGTTTTAACAGCTCATCAGGACATTATTGATACTCATATATATACACCAGAAGAGACACCAGGAGTGGTAAAAATATATCCACTAATGAAAGATGGGAAACTTCCTGAAGAAGAGATATTGAATATTGTTAAAAATGCTCTTAGTGATGATGTCAGACCTTTTACAGACAAGGTAGAAGTGGAAACGCCAGTAGCTGAAAACTACAATATAAATTTCAAATGGTGGATTGAAAATGAAGAAGATGTAAGTGTAATTAAGCCTAAAATGGAAACAGCTCTTCAGGAATATATTTCATGGCAAAAACAAAAACTTGGAAGAGATATAAATCCTAATAAGCTTATACAGCTTTTAATTCAGGCAGGAGTAAAGAGAATAGAGATAGTAAGTCCTGTATTTACAAAATTAGAAAAAACACAAGTAGCTCAGGAACAAGATATTACAACTGAATATCAGGGAGTAGAAGATGAATAA
- a CDS encoding phage tail protein, translated as MIIGSLGKVIFACSSFYIKTINNMSIDKSVNWIEHKMMNGKPKLQFDGENLDSIKFDIHLNSAFNVNPLLSVKELEEYMKKGNTLKFILGRKVIGTGWYVIASISETHKTFSSLGVVTKIELSIELKEYN; from the coding sequence ATGATAATAGGAAGTTTAGGAAAAGTAATTTTTGCTTGCAGTTCTTTTTATATAAAGACAATAAATAATATGTCAATTGATAAGAGTGTAAATTGGATAGAGCATAAAATGATGAATGGAAAGCCAAAACTACAATTTGATGGAGAAAATCTAGATTCAATAAAATTTGATATACATTTGAATTCTGCTTTTAATGTCAATCCTTTACTGTCAGTTAAGGAGCTGGAAGAATATATGAAAAAGGGAAATACTTTGAAATTTATACTAGGAAGAAAAGTAATAGGTACAGGGTGGTATGTTATAGCAAGTATTTCAGAAACTCATAAAACTTTTAGTTCTCTTGGAGTTGTAACAAAAATAGAACTATCAATAGAATTGAAGGAGTATAACTAA
- a CDS encoding baseplate assembly protein has protein sequence MIRFGTVSIVNNKKGTVKVTFQDLGTQSEELIVCQGRTTGTKEYKMPVVGENGLCLIVDNGNSGYYLGSGFSLANPVPEGADEGKDIKVYSDGTKIEYDEKTSRLYIDCKKKIEIICPEIFINGKVKIKGDVEVIEGDIKADGISLKKHLTTGVSSGKDVSGPPQG, from the coding sequence ATGATAAGATTTGGAACTGTATCTATAGTAAATAATAAAAAAGGAACTGTAAAAGTAACATTTCAAGATTTAGGAACACAATCAGAAGAACTTATAGTTTGTCAAGGAAGAACCACTGGTACAAAAGAATATAAAATGCCTGTAGTGGGTGAGAATGGGCTTTGTTTAATAGTAGACAATGGGAATAGTGGATATTATCTAGGAAGTGGATTTTCACTAGCTAATCCAGTACCAGAAGGGGCAGATGAAGGAAAGGATATAAAAGTATATTCTGATGGAACAAAGATTGAATATGATGAAAAGACTTCAAGACTTTATATTGATTGTAAAAAGAAAATAGAAATTATATGTCCTGAAATATTTATCAACGGCAAGGTAAAAATTAAAGGAGATGTAGAGGTTATAGAGGGAGATATCAAGGCAGATGGAATATCTTTGAAGAAACACTTAACTACTGGAGTATCTTCTGGTAAGGATGTATCTGGTCCTCCACAAGGATAA
- a CDS encoding late control protein D, translating to MLNEDLKKVIGEARKIKLEVFYEGKDISDYIHKDLINFSQSDSLNEFDTIELSLENRDRLWMNGWKPLKGEKIEAKAHLYNWENEGIISIKIGTFYIDNISYSGPPDIVNIKAISVDITKDIMDSKKNRVWERVTIKRIAQDIAKACNLELIFESDFNRVYTRLEMKMESYFNFLKRITKEAGINVKLYNDRLILFEEEMYEKKKPVMTLSREDLKSYSFEEDDTDTYAGCKISFWDPYLEKKIEMTFMEKKRSGYKKGTQRILFINEEKCPPGETDSQKRAYLSKIAAKALKEKNKNSIKGNISMMGKEKLLSVGDTLNINEFGQFNGKYLISEITIDFLSYDLSIQIRKALEE from the coding sequence ATGTTAAATGAGGATTTGAAAAAAGTAATAGGAGAAGCTAGGAAAATTAAATTAGAAGTTTTTTATGAGGGAAAGGATATAAGTGATTATATTCATAAGGACCTCATTAATTTTTCTCAAAGTGATTCATTAAACGAATTTGATACTATTGAACTTTCTTTAGAAAATAGAGACAGGCTTTGGATGAATGGCTGGAAACCATTAAAAGGAGAAAAGATTGAAGCTAAAGCTCATTTATACAACTGGGAAAATGAAGGAATTATAAGTATTAAAATAGGAACATTCTATATAGATAATATAAGTTATTCGGGACCTCCAGATATTGTAAATATAAAAGCTATATCAGTTGATATTACAAAAGATATTATGGATAGTAAAAAAAATAGAGTATGGGAAAGAGTAACAATAAAAAGGATAGCTCAGGATATTGCTAAAGCTTGCAATCTTGAGTTGATTTTTGAATCTGATTTTAACAGAGTTTATACAAGACTTGAAATGAAGATGGAATCATATTTTAATTTTTTAAAGAGAATAACTAAAGAAGCTGGAATTAATGTAAAGCTTTATAATGATAGGTTGATACTTTTTGAAGAAGAGATGTATGAAAAGAAAAAGCCAGTTATGACTTTATCAAGAGAAGATTTAAAAAGTTATTCCTTTGAAGAAGATGATACAGATACTTACGCAGGATGTAAAATTTCATTTTGGGATCCATACCTGGAAAAGAAAATAGAAATGACTTTTATGGAAAAAAAGAGAAGTGGTTATAAAAAAGGAACACAAAGGATATTATTTATTAATGAAGAAAAATGTCCTCCAGGAGAAACAGATTCACAAAAAAGAGCCTATCTTTCAAAAATTGCAGCTAAAGCCTTGAAAGAAAAAAACAAAAATTCTATAAAAGGCAATATTTCAATGATGGGAAAGGAAAAGTTGTTATCAGTTGGAGATACATTGAATATTAATGAATTTGGACAATTCAATGGAAAATATCTAATAAGTGAAATAACTATAGACTTTTTATCTTATGATCTCAGTATTCAAATAAGAAAAGCTTTGGAGGAATAA
- a CDS encoding tail protein X, with amino-acid sequence MADKKYTTILGDTWDSIAYKIYGDSKAYNTLLELNQEHIGVIVFDAGKIINYKEENTTYEADVPPWRR; translated from the coding sequence ATGGCAGATAAGAAATACACCACAATTCTTGGGGATACATGGGATAGTATAGCATATAAGATTTATGGAGATTCTAAAGCATATAATACTCTTCTAGAATTAAACCAGGAACATATAGGAGTAATTGTATTTGATGCAGGAAAAATCATAAATTATAAAGAAGAAAACACCACTTATGAAGCTGATGTTCCACCATGGAGGAGATAA
- a CDS encoding phage tail tape measure protein — MKEMILSFGIGASIGGSFSKAFKTTNDVVDGVNKKILEVKKSQAQLNELSSLKKGLGSISKEINTTNTEILSLSGKIKTNSDKGRELQKTYSVLNTEIRKVESNSSSIKARMAELKTEIKSGSGNTKELKQEYGNLKKQLAVSTATLKPLKNRMKEVTKEIDGNKKESNQLERKYQSLDSKSKNLSRSYQNQDEKIKKVTENLKRQNISVDDIAKSYDNLEKKADGYNKALEKYEKSKKVKEAAGRVSSVGTAALGTGAAMTGLGVGIARDAINAESAFSNVKKQFDFATKEDEIKFKNELQKLITEKKMAISLNELYGAAATAGQSGLKEDEAIPYIEAATKMGVSFGIAREEAAKYMFIWRNAFGKTLPELEELTDQINYLGNNTGATEIQISEFLTRLGNIPKLAGMAENQTAALGASLIEMGMAPEVAATGAKKLINALTAGKAVKGKEQKAFNMLGINPQSLAKETQKDPEKAMEKVFQRLSKLKAEDQAAVMKMLFGEEGKVAGANIMKSYDKYKKNLAMVKDKNIYGGATERQYESRKNTTENDLTVLKAQFAIITAELGMELLPLIKEGSIYLMDFLKKITQMMKENPEGVKKIIGSLVKLTAGLYGAGVALKGISLGMSGYSTYLKIAGKLTEHEVGTKIISGFGKLGKVGGTVLKGLGKGIVTFGRVSLKALLGIGKMGMAALASPVTWIIAGIIALVAAGYLLYKNWDKIKEKTAPLRAAIADLIDKYWFLMGPIGYVLKSGRLIYQNWDVIKEKGLELKDAVVEMVAKWVENWDEFKTKSSEILGKSFDWIEGKWTAVKDAGMEVIDFFIEAYNKIDRIFSGIGDKISGGWNSTKSFFGFGTPNNEIPGYATGGIVTAPTLAMIGEGGSSEAVIPLKKDDNSLSLWEKTGRFLGAYENKNETVNNSTSKFEFVYAPVVTVKDSIGVKEVLNKDARMKYQEFNNFMEKWQRENKRRGNGR, encoded by the coding sequence ATGAAAGAAATGATACTTTCTTTTGGAATAGGTGCTAGTATAGGAGGAAGTTTTTCAAAAGCCTTCAAAACAACTAATGATGTTGTGGATGGAGTAAATAAGAAAATTCTAGAAGTGAAAAAATCTCAAGCACAACTGAATGAATTATCTAGTCTTAAAAAGGGGTTAGGGAGTATTTCAAAAGAAATAAATACAACAAATACAGAAATATTAAGTTTAAGTGGAAAAATAAAAACAAATTCAGATAAAGGAAGAGAACTTCAAAAGACATATTCTGTTTTAAATACAGAGATAAGGAAAGTAGAAAGTAATTCAAGTTCTATAAAAGCAAGAATGGCAGAATTAAAAACAGAAATAAAAAGTGGCAGTGGAAACACTAAAGAGCTAAAACAAGAGTATGGAAATCTAAAAAAACAACTGGCAGTGTCTACTGCTACTTTAAAACCTCTTAAAAATAGAATGAAGGAAGTAACAAAAGAAATAGATGGAAACAAAAAAGAAAGTAATCAACTTGAAAGAAAATATCAGTCTTTAGATAGTAAAAGCAAAAATTTATCTAGATCATATCAAAATCAAGATGAAAAAATTAAAAAAGTTACTGAAAATTTAAAAAGACAGAATATATCAGTAGATGATATAGCAAAATCCTATGATAACTTAGAAAAAAAGGCAGATGGATATAATAAAGCCTTAGAAAAGTATGAAAAATCTAAAAAAGTAAAAGAAGCAGCAGGAAGAGTTTCTTCAGTTGGAACAGCTGCACTGGGAACAGGAGCAGCAATGACAGGGCTTGGAGTTGGAATAGCGAGAGATGCAATTAATGCAGAAAGTGCCTTTTCAAATGTAAAAAAACAATTTGATTTTGCAACTAAAGAAGATGAAATAAAATTTAAAAATGAATTACAAAAACTTATCACAGAGAAAAAAATGGCTATATCTTTAAATGAACTTTATGGAGCAGCAGCAACAGCAGGTCAATCTGGATTAAAAGAAGATGAAGCTATTCCATATATAGAAGCAGCTACAAAAATGGGAGTATCTTTTGGAATAGCAAGAGAAGAAGCTGCTAAATATATGTTTATTTGGAGAAATGCTTTTGGAAAAACTCTTCCAGAATTAGAAGAGTTAACAGACCAAATTAACTATTTAGGAAATAATACTGGAGCTACTGAAATTCAGATATCTGAATTTTTAACAAGATTAGGAAATATACCTAAATTAGCAGGAATGGCAGAGAACCAAACAGCAGCATTAGGAGCTTCTTTAATAGAAATGGGAATGGCTCCAGAAGTAGCAGCAACAGGAGCAAAAAAGTTAATAAATGCTCTTACAGCAGGAAAAGCAGTGAAAGGAAAAGAGCAAAAAGCTTTTAATATGTTGGGAATAAATCCACAATCTTTAGCAAAAGAAACTCAAAAAGATCCTGAAAAAGCTATGGAAAAAGTTTTTCAAAGATTGAGTAAGTTAAAAGCAGAAGATCAAGCAGCAGTTATGAAGATGTTGTTTGGAGAAGAAGGAAAAGTAGCAGGAGCCAACATAATGAAATCTTATGATAAATATAAAAAAAATTTGGCTATGGTAAAAGATAAAAATATCTATGGTGGAGCTACTGAAAGACAATATGAAAGTAGAAAAAATACTACAGAAAATGACTTGACAGTATTAAAAGCTCAGTTTGCAATAATAACAGCTGAATTGGGAATGGAACTTCTTCCACTTATAAAAGAGGGGTCAATATATTTGATGGATTTTTTAAAGAAAATTACTCAAATGATGAAAGAAAATCCTGAAGGAGTAAAAAAAATTATTGGAAGTTTGGTTAAATTAACAGCAGGGCTATATGGAGCAGGAGTAGCATTAAAAGGAATAAGTTTAGGAATGAGTGGATATTCTACTTATTTAAAAATAGCAGGTAAATTGACAGAACATGAAGTAGGAACTAAAATAATTTCAGGATTTGGAAAGTTGGGAAAAGTAGGAGGAACAGTTTTAAAAGGCTTAGGAAAGGGAATTGTAACATTTGGAAGAGTATCACTTAAAGCTTTATTAGGTATAGGTAAAATGGGAATGGCAGCTCTTGCCAGTCCTGTAACATGGATAATAGCTGGAATAATAGCCTTGGTGGCAGCAGGATATTTATTATATAAGAACTGGGATAAGATAAAAGAAAAAACAGCTCCATTAAGGGCAGCAATAGCAGACTTAATTGATAAATACTGGTTTTTAATGGGTCCGATAGGATATGTATTAAAGTCAGGAAGATTGATATATCAAAATTGGGATGTCATTAAAGAAAAAGGGCTGGAACTTAAAGATGCAGTTGTAGAAATGGTGGCTAAATGGGTTGAAAACTGGGATGAATTTAAAACTAAAAGCAGTGAAATTTTAGGAAAAAGTTTTGACTGGATAGAAGGAAAATGGACTGCAGTAAAAGATGCAGGAATGGAAGTTATAGATTTTTTTATAGAAGCATATAACAAGATAGATAGAATTTTTTCAGGGATAGGAGACAAGATATCTGGTGGTTGGAATAGTACAAAATCTTTCTTTGGATTTGGAACACCAAATAATGAAATACCAGGATATGCAACTGGAGGAATTGTAACAGCTCCAACATTAGCTATGATAGGAGAAGGGGGAAGTTCAGAAGCAGTAATTCCATTAAAAAAAGATGATAACAGTTTATCATTATGGGAAAAAACAGGAAGATTTTTAGGAGCTTATGAAAATAAAAATGAAACTGTTAATAACAGTACATCTAAATTCGAATTTGTTTATGCTCCTGTTGTCACAGTAAAAGACAGTATAGGAGTAAAAGAAGTTTTAAATAAAGATGCAAGGATGAAGTATCAAGAATTTAATAACTTCATGGAAAAATGGCAGAGAGAGAATAAAAGGAGAGGAAATGGCAGATAA
- a CDS encoding phage major tail tube protein → MAGIGVIPEKTINYRLFIDGSASPTALVDVDLPEIKMMSETISGAGITGEIESPTLGHTSSLILGLNIRSLMGEDFLALAQKSYTLELKAGMQSTDHVNGVIQTGKLSIVAKGTPTGLTLGKLSVGKPTDSKAEFSLTYLKITYDGKEILEIDKLAMIHKVNGTDYLADLRDALGI, encoded by the coding sequence ATGGCAGGAATAGGAGTAATACCAGAAAAAACTATTAACTATAGACTATTTATAGATGGTTCAGCCTCACCAACAGCATTAGTTGATGTAGATCTTCCAGAAATAAAAATGATGAGTGAAACGATATCAGGAGCAGGAATAACAGGAGAAATAGAATCTCCTACATTGGGTCATACATCTTCTTTAATTTTAGGATTAAATATAAGAAGTTTAATGGGAGAAGATTTTTTAGCTTTAGCACAAAAAAGCTATACATTGGAATTAAAAGCAGGGATGCAGTCAACAGATCATGTCAATGGAGTTATACAGACTGGAAAATTATCAATAGTAGCTAAAGGAACACCAACAGGACTAACTTTAGGAAAATTATCTGTAGGAAAACCTACAGATTCAAAAGCAGAATTTTCCTTAACTTATTTAAAAATTACATATGATGGAAAGGAAATTTTAGAAATAGACAAATTGGCAATGATCCATAAAGTAAATGGAACAGATTATCTGGCAGATTTAAGAGACGCTTTAGGAATCTAG
- a CDS encoding phage tail sheath family protein, which yields MSFKHGITGIETPTSVVAIVAQGLTPTYVGTAPINMGNTKNVNEPILCYSYQEAVENFGFIKDFKNYTLCEAIDAHFSKFGIGPIVLINVLDPEEHKETVAPKSINLKENKTYVIEEIGVLKDTVTITPETDVVKEFNDEGYLVLVPTAEGEPAANITVGYDKLKPIAVTKNEIVGGIDTNSGKKKGLECISTVFPKYRLIPNPILAPKYSTDSVVAAVMETKASLVNGHFQSIALVDIDTETVKKYSDVPKTKNDNNLISTFLDVYYPKVALGDNQYHLSTQTACLMQSLANESEDVPYRSPSNQNIKADRACLEDGTDVLLGIDEANYMNGEGVNTVINWIGGWKVWGNRTSCFPSNTDPKDAFIVSRMMFNYLNNALVLTFWQKVDNATNKNLIKTITDTINIWLNGLMASGYIVGGRVEFRSEDNPKTSLIAGKIKFKIYYTPVLPAEEICFDKEIDLNYYNTLFQ from the coding sequence ATGTCTTTTAAACATGGAATAACAGGAATTGAGACACCTACTTCAGTTGTAGCAATAGTGGCTCAGGGGCTAACTCCAACATATGTGGGAACAGCTCCAATTAATATGGGAAATACTAAAAATGTAAATGAACCAATTCTTTGTTATAGTTACCAGGAAGCAGTAGAAAACTTTGGATTTATAAAAGATTTTAAAAATTATACTTTATGTGAAGCAATAGATGCACATTTTAGTAAGTTTGGAATAGGACCAATAGTCTTGATAAATGTTTTAGATCCAGAAGAACACAAAGAGACTGTAGCACCTAAAAGTATAAATTTAAAAGAAAACAAAACTTATGTAATAGAAGAAATAGGAGTTTTGAAAGATACAGTTACAATTACACCAGAAACTGATGTAGTAAAAGAATTTAATGATGAAGGATATCTGGTTTTAGTTCCAACAGCTGAGGGAGAACCAGCAGCAAACATAACAGTAGGATATGACAAATTAAAACCAATAGCAGTAACTAAAAATGAAATAGTAGGAGGGATAGATACAAATTCAGGAAAGAAAAAAGGATTGGAATGTATAAGCACAGTTTTCCCTAAATATAGATTAATCCCTAATCCTATACTAGCACCTAAATATTCGACAGATTCGGTTGTAGCTGCTGTAATGGAAACAAAGGCTAGTTTAGTAAATGGACATTTTCAATCAATCGCTTTAGTTGATATAGATACAGAAACAGTAAAGAAATATTCAGACGTTCCAAAAACTAAAAATGATAATAATTTAATTTCAACATTTTTAGATGTTTATTATCCTAAAGTAGCTTTAGGAGATAATCAATATCATCTATCAACTCAAACAGCTTGTTTAATGCAGTCGCTTGCTAATGAGAGTGAAGATGTACCCTACAGGTCACCTTCTAATCAGAATATAAAAGCAGATAGAGCTTGTTTAGAAGATGGAACTGATGTTTTATTAGGAATTGATGAAGCTAACTATATGAATGGAGAAGGAGTAAATACAGTTATTAACTGGATAGGCGGTTGGAAAGTCTGGGGGAATAGAACATCTTGTTTTCCATCAAATACAGATCCTAAAGATGCATTTATAGTTTCAAGAATGATGTTTAACTATTTAAATAATGCTTTAGTTTTAACATTTTGGCAAAAAGTAGACAATGCTACAAATAAAAATTTAATTAAAACTATTACAGATACTATAAATATTTGGTTAAACGGATTAATGGCTTCAGGATATATTGTAGGTGGAAGGGTAGAGTTTAGAAGCGAGGATAATCCTAAGACATCTCTAATAGCAGGTAAAATAAAATTTAAAATTTATTATACACCAGTTCTTCCAGCAGAAGAAATTTGTTTTGATAAAGAGATTGATTTAAATTATTATAATACTTTATTCCAATAG